From the genome of Streptomyces sp. NBC_01260, one region includes:
- a CDS encoding ADP-ribosylglycohydrolase family protein, whose product MIVTRTITKQAATGALTGLALGDALGFPTEFNNVPSILAKCGPWRQMRLPKPAIVSDDTQMTLALGRGIRTAMDRGLLTPLRLVRPVRDEFVDWYHSPDNNRAPGRTCMTACRMLDSDRIWQEASQTGSKGCGANMRVAPVGLVPGLSDEQRAGAAQLQAALTHGHPTALAASDLMARAVYLLAQGAEPVGLIGQLRSYAYENSGHYLTRWLGDLWRYAGDSSPELYIQRGWEECLTALARVQDALRNPSPETDPCEATGDGWVAEDALATALHCFLLFPDEPVTALRRAACTRGDSDSLGCLTGALAGAHLGSGAWPKEWSERIEYRSDLLSLGALWDS is encoded by the coding sequence GTGATCGTGACCAGGACCATCACCAAACAGGCCGCCACCGGCGCGCTGACCGGGCTCGCGCTCGGCGACGCGCTGGGCTTCCCGACCGAGTTCAACAACGTCCCCTCGATCCTCGCCAAGTGCGGGCCGTGGCGCCAGATGCGGCTGCCGAAGCCGGCCATCGTCAGCGACGACACCCAGATGACACTGGCCCTGGGGCGCGGCATCCGCACCGCCATGGACCGCGGACTGCTCACCCCGCTGCGGCTGGTGCGCCCGGTGCGCGACGAGTTCGTCGACTGGTACCACTCGCCCGACAACAACCGCGCTCCCGGACGCACTTGTATGACCGCCTGCCGGATGCTCGACAGCGACCGGATCTGGCAGGAGGCCAGCCAGACCGGCTCCAAGGGCTGCGGCGCCAACATGCGGGTCGCGCCCGTCGGGCTCGTGCCCGGACTGAGCGACGAACAGCGCGCCGGAGCAGCCCAGTTGCAGGCTGCCCTCACCCACGGACACCCGACCGCGCTCGCCGCGTCCGACCTGATGGCTCGCGCGGTGTACCTGCTGGCGCAGGGCGCCGAGCCGGTGGGACTGATCGGGCAGCTGCGCAGCTACGCGTACGAGAACAGCGGCCACTACCTCACGCGCTGGCTCGGCGACCTCTGGCGGTACGCGGGCGACTCCTCGCCGGAGCTCTACATCCAGCGGGGCTGGGAGGAGTGCCTCACCGCGCTGGCCCGCGTCCAGGACGCGCTGCGCAACCCGTCCCCGGAGACCGATCCCTGTGAGGCGACCGGCGACGGCTGGGTCGCCGAGGACGCCCTGGCCACGGCCCTGCACTGCTTCCTGCTCTTCCCGGACGAACCGGTCACCGCGCTGCGCCGTGCCGCCTGCACCCGGGGCGACTCGGACTCGCTCGGCTGCCTGACCGGCGCGCTCGCCGGGGCGCACCTGGGCTCGGGGGCCTGGCCCAAGGAGTGGTCGGAGCGGATCGAGTACCGCAGCGACCTGCTGTCGCTGGGGGCGCTCTGGGACTCTTGA
- a CDS encoding nucleotidyltransferase domain-containing protein, translated as MRTDMTPLQEAGLPVTDLGPVVAGERHPLLFTTVSGAHLYGFPSRDSDVDLRGAHLLPAADLVGLREPQETRSRMWDQDGVEMDLVTHDLRKFVRLMLKPNGYVLEQLLSPLVVHTTPLHAELVALAPAVLTRNHAHHYRGFANTQWRLFERTGELKPLLYTFRALLTGIHLMRSGEVLAHLPALLADVPAPAFLPGLIKAKAEAEHGAAEGVDRTEMARETASLHQVLDEAQAASGLPDSPGGFDALHELVVRARLAASAG; from the coding sequence ATGCGCACGGACATGACACCACTGCAGGAAGCCGGGCTGCCGGTCACCGACCTCGGCCCGGTCGTCGCCGGGGAGCGCCACCCGCTGCTGTTCACCACGGTCTCCGGGGCACATCTGTACGGGTTCCCCTCCCGCGACTCGGACGTGGACCTGCGGGGGGCCCACCTCCTGCCCGCCGCGGACCTCGTCGGGCTCCGCGAGCCGCAGGAGACGCGCTCACGGATGTGGGACCAGGACGGCGTGGAGATGGATCTCGTCACCCATGACCTGCGCAAGTTCGTCCGGCTGATGCTGAAGCCGAACGGATACGTGCTGGAGCAGCTGCTCTCCCCACTGGTCGTGCACACGACGCCGCTGCACGCGGAGCTGGTGGCCCTCGCCCCGGCCGTCCTCACCCGCAACCACGCCCACCACTACCGGGGCTTCGCGAACACCCAGTGGCGGCTCTTCGAGCGGACGGGGGAGCTGAAGCCGCTCCTCTACACCTTCCGGGCGCTGCTCACCGGCATCCATCTGATGCGCAGCGGTGAGGTGCTGGCCCACCTGCCGGCCCTCCTCGCCGACGTGCCGGCGCCCGCGTTCCTCCCCGGCCTGATCAAGGCCAAGGCCGAGGCCGAGCACGGGGCCGCGGAGGGAGTGGACCGTACGGAGATGGCCCGGGAGACCGCTTCGCTGCACCAGGTGCTCGACGAGGCGCAGGCGGCCTCGGGGCTCCCGGACAGCCCCGGCGGGTTCGACGCGCTGCACGAACTGGTGGTGCGGGCGCGGCTGGCGGCGTCAGCCGGCTGA
- a CDS encoding nucleotidyltransferase domain-containing protein, with translation MITPSDEALVRDHTVYSCVMGSRAFGLATDDSDTDRRGVFLAPTPLFWRFDKPPAHVEGPADEQFSWELERFCELALRANPNVLECLHSPLVEQADATGRELLSLRGAFLSRQAHGTFVRYALGQRRKLDADVRQHGAPRWKHAMHLLRLLASSRDLLRTGELTIDVGAARDELLAVRRGEVPWPEVERRMTGLAEENDAAAAVSPLPAEPDRARIEDFLIRARRASALAEPPVRGGSAG, from the coding sequence ATGATCACTCCGTCCGACGAGGCGCTGGTGCGCGACCACACCGTCTACTCCTGTGTGATGGGCTCGCGCGCCTTCGGGCTCGCCACGGACGACAGCGACACCGACCGGCGCGGTGTGTTCCTCGCGCCGACCCCGTTGTTCTGGCGGTTCGACAAGCCGCCGGCCCATGTCGAGGGACCGGCCGACGAACAGTTCTCCTGGGAGCTGGAACGCTTCTGCGAACTGGCGCTGCGGGCCAATCCCAATGTGCTGGAGTGCCTGCACTCGCCCCTGGTGGAACAGGCCGACGCGACCGGCCGCGAGCTCCTCTCGCTGCGCGGCGCGTTCCTGTCCCGGCAGGCCCACGGAACCTTCGTCCGCTACGCGCTGGGCCAGCGCAGGAAGCTGGACGCGGACGTACGGCAGCACGGGGCGCCGCGCTGGAAGCACGCCATGCACCTGCTGCGGCTGCTGGCGAGCAGCCGGGACCTGCTGCGTACGGGGGAGCTCACGATCGACGTGGGCGCGGCCCGCGACGAGCTGCTGGCGGTCAGGCGGGGCGAGGTGCCGTGGCCGGAGGTGGAGCGGCGCATGACCGGGCTGGCCGAGGAGAACGACGCGGCGGCCGCCGTGTCCCCGCTGCCGGCCGAGCCGGACCGGGCGCGGATCGAGGACTTCCTGATCCGCGCCCGGCGGGCCTCGGCCCTGGCCGAGCCGCCGGTCCGAGGCGGTTCAGCCGGCTGA
- the aroH gene encoding chorismate mutase: protein MAVRAVRGAVQLDRDEAGHMGEQVSALLTAVLERNSLVADDLISIWFTATPDLHSDFPAAAARGIGIVDVPLICAQELDIEGAMPRVVRILAHIETYLPKSEIAHVYLGATAALRKDIAQ from the coding sequence GTGGCGGTACGAGCGGTCCGCGGAGCCGTCCAGCTGGACCGGGACGAGGCCGGGCACATGGGCGAGCAGGTCAGTGCCCTCCTCACCGCCGTCCTGGAGCGCAACAGCCTCGTCGCGGACGACCTGATCAGCATCTGGTTCACGGCCACCCCCGATCTGCACAGCGACTTCCCGGCCGCCGCCGCGCGCGGGATCGGTATCGTCGACGTACCGCTGATCTGCGCCCAGGAGCTGGACATCGAGGGGGCGATGCCCCGGGTGGTCCGGATCCTCGCCCACATCGAGACCTATCTCCCCAAGTCCGAGATCGCCCACGTCTACCTCGGCGCCACCGCCGCCCTTCGCAAGGACATCGCCCAGTGA